A single Cryptococcus deuterogattii R265 chromosome 2, complete sequence DNA region contains:
- a CDS encoding aldo-keto reductase, whose translation MIRPTSIRLFNTPKNILSKMPRPAPVKSLDARLKMHDGNAIPQFGLGVYEMDDKETYDCVKWALEAGYRHVDTAEWYENEAPCGKAIADFLKATGTPREEIFLTSKLKNNAGYEEALTDLKNSLKRSGVEYFDLYLMHSAIGGPVVRKNVWKALCDAQSQGLIKSIGVSNFGKKHIQEFIDQKVPLPTVNQVDLHPFMRHPEIVEICEQNEILLEAWGPLARAMKFDHPVLVKIAKEKGKDAAQIMLRWGIQHGFVVIPKSVSQKRIISNSKVFDFELSSEEMKELDGLDEYLVTDWDVVDCE comes from the exons ATGATAAGACCTACATCTATACGTTTGTTCAATACTCCAAAGAATATCCTATCAAAAATGCCCCGACCTGCCCCCGTCAAATCCCTCGATGCTCGTCTCAAG ATGCATGACGGGAACGCTATCCCTCAATTCGGTCTTGGGGTCTACGAGATGGATGACAAGGAGACTTATGACTGTGTCAAATGGGCTCTTGAAGCTGGATATCGACATGTCGACACCGCCGAATGGTACGAGAACGAAGCTCCTTGTGGAAAGGCCATTGCCGATTTTTTGA AGGCTACGGGTACTCCTCGAGAGGAGATCTTCCTTACATCTAAGCTCAAGAACAACGCCGGCTACGAGGAAGCTCTTACCGACCTTAAGAACTCCCTCAAACGCTCTGGTGTCGAGTACTTTGACCTTTACCTCATGCACTCAGCCATCGGCGGTCCCGTCGTCAGGAAGAACGTCTGGAAGGCTCTTTGCGATGCCCAATCTCAGGGTCTTATCAAGTCTATTGGCGTCTCCAACTTTGGCAAGAAGCACATTCAAGAATTCATAGATCAAAAAGTCCCTTTGCCTACCGTTAACCAGGTTGACCTCCACCCCTTCATGAGGCATCCCGAGATTGTGGAGATCTGCGAGCAAAATGAGATTTTACTTGAAGCTTGGGGGCCTCTTGCAAGGGCAATGAAGTTTGACCACCCTGTGCTTGTGAAGATtgccaaggagaagggcaaggatgCTGCTCAAATCATGCTGAGATGGGGCATCCAGCAT GGCTTCGTTGTCATCCCCAAGTCTGTATCTCAAAAGCGAATCATCTCCAACTCCAAGGTCTTTGACTTTGAGCTCTCTTccgaggagatgaaggag CTTGACGGCTTGGATGAGTACCTCGTTACTGACTGGGATGTCGTCGACTGCGAATAA
- a CDS encoding cytoplasmic protein, whose translation MSSTKPERLSAFVSFPSPYTQSLLVQALVSTLPSLSLSLAQFPEDQPPALQWADYDLMSFDIPHKNPSKYLISSYIYRKALIRKHQLHNTIITYLAKCSHRKIPSILSPLPEEPVGDGDGTDLLGGGAPKGWIVDLQFADELDEALMDDLYELDAGMRANEGKEEGERRWWILKPGFADRAQGIRMFSTEEELRAIFEEFEPPSSDEEDDDGDEDEDEDEQESEDAQQLAESGVDGMIDMLAKKAVELGFNGEDDRDVDKGKYEDEEEGTGVMTSQLRHFVIQEYIPRPVLFDIAQISGEPPSPLKGYKFHLRAYVLITGAYTVHLAQTMLALFSGSPYVPPKPKENGQVDLRPHLTNTCLQTDAYGAPAPPEELVKLFWELEGFSALDCSSSPSSDGNYSYLHQGEVTKGWLDKTFAKVGDVVAETVKAGAECGSFGLQFMPNAFEIFGVDLILSFPPSTSKSTSLPIPTVTLLEFNASPDFHQSGDRLRPKLLDMFKGVIRLSVAPFFGVETAEDEEKEKGEIQLGEERWGWRLVGKGEVRGSEW comes from the exons ATGTCATCCACCAAGCCCGAGCGCCTGTCAGCATTTGTCTCCTTCCCGTCGCCTTACACCCAATCGCTCTTGGTTCAAGCGCTTGTCTCgacccttccctctttatCGCTTTCTCTGGCTCAGTTTCCTGAAGATCAGCCTCCAGCTTTACAATG GGCCGATTATGACCTCATGTCATTCGACATCCCTCACAAAAACCCTTCCAAATACCTGATTTCCTCATATATCTACCGCAAAGCCCTTATCCGAAAACATCAACTTCACAACACCATCATTACATACCTCGCAAAATGCTCTCACCGAAAgatcccttccatcctttcccctttACCGGAAGAGCCTGTCGGAGACGGGGATGGGACAGATTTgctgggtggaggtgcgCCGAAAGGGTGGATAGTGGATTTGCAATTCGCGGATGAGCTGGATGAGGCgttgatggatgatttgTATGAGCTTGATGCGGGAATGAGGgcaaatgaaggaaaggaagagggggagaggagatggtggatTTTGAAGCCTGGTTTCGCGGATAGGGCGCAGGGAATCAGGATGTTTTCGACTGAAGAGGAGCT GAGAGCAATttttgaagaatttgaaccgccttcttcggacgaagaggatgacgatggagacgaagatgaggatgaggatgagcaaGAAAGCGAAGACGCCCAGCAACTGGCCGAAAGCGGGGTAGATGGGATGATAGACATGTTAGCAAAAAAGGCTGTTGAGCTTGGCTTCAACGGAGAAGACGACCGAGATGTGGATAAAGGAAAgtatgaggatgaagaggaaggtacGGGTGTCATGACTTCCCAGCTGCGGCACTTTGTCATCCAG GAATACATCCCTAGACCCGTGCTTTTCGACATCGCACAGATATCTGGTGAACCACCATCACCTTTAAAAGGTTACAAA TTCCATCTCCGGGCCTACGTTCTCATCACCGGCGCGTATACCGTCCACCTTGCTCAGACGATGCTCGCTCTATTCTCTGGATCACCGTATGTCCCGCCCAAACCAAAGGAAAATGGACAGGTGGACCTCAGGCCGCACTTGACTAACACATGTCTCCAA ACGGATGCATATGGTGCACCTGCTCCTCCTGAGGAGCTTGTCAAGCTTTTCTGGGAACTGGAAGGTTTTTCAGCCTTGGATTGttcatcctcaccatcgTCCGACGGCAACTATTCTTATCTACACCAAGGAGAGGTCACAAAGGGATGGCTGGACAAAACGTTTGCAAAGGTCGGAGATGTTGTAGCCGAGACTGTCAAGGCTGGCGCCGAATGCGGAAGTTTTGGGTTGCAATTCATGCCCAATGCGTTTGAG ATCTTTGGTGTTGAcctcatcctttccttcccgcCATCAACGTCCAAATCCACATCTTTACCTATACCAACGGTTACTCTTCTCGAGTTCAACGCTTCTCCCGATTTCCACCAAAGCGGTGACCGCCTCCGACCCAAACTACTTGATATGTTCAAGGGTGTTATCCGTTTGAGCGTGGCACCTTTCTTTGGTGTTGAGACCgctgaggacgaagagaaggagaagggggagatacagcttggagaagagcgaTGGGGATGGCGATTGGTTGGCAAAGGAGAGGTTAGAGGTTCAGAATGGTGA
- a CDS encoding uncharacterized protein (genome sequence mistake) gives MSPRPTRKSLRPIAPFPTTQPILVPATVNTANSSTQHDVQLGTGITRHRNRNGDKDGDGDGRYYGEEQGSSLVLDSLVVQDVDEGTGGNSPRSTSGSTSRSGTVVKRQVTVEVLPLSKNTVRTGERRSARVRGKEEEKEKRPDGERPKRLDWPVEHVNVDGQQAAGQGSDGAVEQEVENLVDLPSGGAEVTSTKYKPAPTSGQPSAAIPQSTVFGVSESKPRAKVSSSTTITATAAAATTITTAAATKAIPPRKSMPKTKPPIQPKRTPSTPNANPAPASTSAPTTTPTSTDPKYKGKPIERRVLPARIRRAAGGGLEGMRDVEEMVVDWLQRWGEPVTIPPDRLPILLTTLPLEMLNPPPVFVPTSSSTSSGQEQSSGGPPITLTPSRRIDPASTEMVTLKMEGTGKDALVDVKGENMLGKDEMIETPGWVMVAPGEDDEQEAREELENGPFVGSGTGTAARTGGIGKGKGIVSPVKRLRRMHDEPEEDTSDAHYIQLHRKHEAFERRQRLREKEKLQFERYKLRSRIDLLRNLSKPAWASIVATILARDEDGWESGRSKVGKEGEEWLRERLLKEGEEVMKRYEELLPPENRKHKAGAGVNHHHHHLPTDGTPNSSIRFSSPSGSTSASRVPSLTPEPTVLPARVAALRDPVVGSTGKRKRSSMGASTSAGTSKARPSLSALGDRSRAENENEKLDGVEEKKGDASGRKKVAKTDTDRKERSQNTRLGVDETEAVGDGDGDGAEQSLNRGSLLDPTTSDPTTSSPPAPNLSTSGVGPSAITTTTTILSTPHGLGPTMPNRSRLPPRIRSQRSRGKQS, from the exons ATGTCCCCCCGACCGACACGCAAGTCTCTACGCCCCATCGCAcccttccccaccacccAGCCCATCCTCGTCCCGGCCACTGTGAACACTGCGAACTCGTCGACACAACATGACGTCCAGCTCGGCACCGGCATCACACGACACCGCAATAGAAATGGAgacaaggatggagatggggatggaagataCTATGgggaagaacaaggatCAAGTCTGGTTCTGGACTCGTTGGTGGTTcaggatgtggatgaagggacCGGTGGGAATTCACCCAGGAGCACAAGTGGGAGTACAAGTCGGAGTGGAACTGTGGTGAAGAGACAAGTCACGGTAGAAGTCCTGCCTCTGTCCAAGAATACTGTTCGAAcaggggaaaggaggagcgCGAGGGtcagaggaaaagaggaggaaaaagagaaaagaccCGACGGTGAACGACCGAAACGATTGGACTGGCCAGTAGAACATGTCAATGTGGATGGGCAGCAAGCAGCAGGGCAGGGATCAGATGGCGCGGTAGAGCAAGAAGTTGAGAATCTCGTGGATCTCCCCTCGGGTGGGGCAGAAGTTACAAGTACCAAGTACAAGCCAGCGCCAACGAGCGGACAACCAAGTGCAGCTATACCACAATCAACAGTATTTGGCGTTTCTGAGAGCAAGCCACGAGCAAAAGTGTCGagctcaacaacaataacagcaacagcagcagcagcaacaacaataacaacggcagcagcaacaaagGCTATTCCACCTAGAAAGTCCATGCCCAAAACTAAACCTCCAATCCAGCCCAAGAGAACACCATCAACTCCTAATGCTAATCCAGCACCTGCATCTACGTCAgcaccaacaacaacacctACATCCACAGATCCGAAATACAAAGGCAAACCCATCGAGCGGCGTGTTCTCCCTGCCCGAATCCGTCGcgcagcaggaggaggtcTCGAAGGCATGCGGGATGTCGAAGAGATGGTTGTTGACTGGTTACAACGCTGGGGCGAGCCAGTCACGATCCCTCCGGATAGGTTacccatcctcctcactACTTTACCGCTCGAAATGCTCAACCCCCCGCCTGTTTTCGTACCAacgtcctcctccacatcttccGGGCAGGAGCAGTCCAGTGGGGGACCTCCGATAACGTTGACTCCATCGCGTAGGATCGACCCAGCATCGACGGAGATGGTCACGCTCAAGATGGAAGGGACAGGGAAGGATGCGCTTGTAGATGTAAAAGGAGAAAATATGTTGGGAAAGGACGAAATGATTGAGACGCCTGGCTGGGTGATGGTCGCGCctggggaggatgatgaacagGAAGCTAGAGAAGAGCTCGAGAATGGACCATTTGTCGGGTCTGGAACTGGGACTGCGGCCAGGACTGGGGGTATTGGGAAAGGTAAAGGAATTGTCAGTCCCGTCAAGAGGTTACGGAGAATGCATGACGAG CCTGAAGAAGATACATCCGACGCGCATTACATCCAGCTGCATCGCAAACATGAAGCCTTTGAACGCCGCCAACGTCTGCgcgaaaaagaaaaactcCAATTTGAGCGATACAAACTGCGTAGCCGGATCGATCTCTTGCGCAACTTGTCAAAACCCGCGTGGGCATCGATCGTAGCGACCATCCTGGCTAGGGACGAAGATGGCTGGGAGAGCGGGAGATCAAaggtggggaaggaaggggaggaatggttgagagagaggttgttgaaggaaggtgaagaggtgatgaagCGGTATGAAGAGCTTTTACCTCCTGAAAACCGAAAGCACAAGGCCGGTGCCGGTGTTAaccaccatcaccaccacctcccaaCAGACGGTACTCCCAACTCATCGATTCGTttctcatccccatccGGATCAACGTCTGCGTCCAGGGTCCCATCACTTACGCCTGAACCTACTGTTCTCCCTGCGCGAGTAGCTGCTCTTCGAGATCCTGTGGTGGGTTCGACGGGAAAACGCAAACGCTCCAGTATGGGCGCCAGTACAAGTGCAGGTACGAGCAAAGctcgtccttctttgtCGGCTTTGGGAGACAGGAGCAGGGCTgagaatgaaaatgaaaagttggatggagttgaagagaaaaaaggagatgCCTCAGGTCGGAAGAAAGTGGCAAAGACGGATACGGATAGAAAGGAGCGTAGCCAAAATACCCGATTGGGTGTGGATGAAACTGAAGCGGTGGGTGATGGCGATGGCGATGGTGCAGAGCAATCCTTGAATCGAGGTTCCCTACTTGACCCAACGACGTCCGACCCAACGACGTCCTCTCCGCCCGCCCCAAATCTCTCAACCTCGGGTGTCGGCCCCTCCGCCATTACCactaccaccaccattctttccacccCTCACGGCCTCGGGCCTACCATGCCTAATCGAAGCCGCCTCCCGCCGCGAATCCGCTCTCAAAGAAGCCGAGGCAAGCAAAGCTAG